The window GGATGGATCTATAACAGCCTCCTCAATTTCCCTTTCTAACCATTCTGGGAATGGGAAATTATTCGTTAATGCAACGTAAAGGGATATGGTAAGCGAATAAACATCGAAATTGTACTCAGCTCTTCCACCGAATCTTTGTAGAGGGTGCGCATAATATGGAGTATAATGTATCACGGGAGTTCCCACTTTCACTGAGGAACCTAGGTCGGAAATCTTTGGAGTAATTTTCTCCTCAAGAAGTGCTTGTACAGCTTGTTCACCATACTTCGGTAATTTTCCATTAAGCAATATATTGGAGGGCTTTATGTCACAATGCACATATCCGTTTTTATTAACGTGGATAATTGCATCAGCTATTTTGGAAAACATTATTGACACTATCTCTGGCCATCTAGAGGAATGTCTCAACGTCGAATATTCATTATTGGTTATAATTTGTCTAAGATCTCCTCCCTCCATATATTCCATCACAATTGCTGGGGGAGAAGAATAATAATCGGTGAAATTCTCGTCCACAAAACTTGCAAATATCCTCACTATGTACTTGGAACCCTTAGATATCTCCTGTAATTTTGCAATTTCGTATAACATCTCGTCGTACCTAAACTCTTTCTTCACTATCTTCATAGCGAACTTTCTCATGCCCTTCTCTACCAACAAGACATAACCCATTCCTCCACTTCCTATTACTTTTTCCACCTTATACCCATAGAGTACATAACCAATCCATGAATTAGGGTCAAACTCATTTTGAGGTGTATATAACTCATAAACCTTGATCTTCCCACACGCATCAACTAAACCCTCCCTACAAGCGAAAAAGAATTCCTTCTGCGCCTCCATGGGGGCATTCAGGTACTCCAGAGCAATTCCCTTAAGGTAAGCCGTAGAAGAGTTTCTCCTAATCTTTTCAGCTTCTTGTATTGTATCTAGAGCCTCCTTGAACAGTTGGTTCTGTATGTAAGCGTTAGCCAGAGATAAAATGTTTGTGAAGTCTCTTCTTCTCCTTACAGCCTCCTCAAAGTATTTAACAGCTTCCTTATGATTTTTCTTCCTCATGAAATACCAGCCTAACTTTATTGCAGGTGCATCATAAGTAGGCAGTATGGACAGAGCCTCGAATAAAGACTTGACATTGTATGTCCTCTCAAACTCATCAATCAACAAATTCACTTTATCCCTTAATCTTTTCTCTAGTTCTCTGTACTTCTGCTCAGAGAAGAATGAGTATATTTTAAGTGCCTCTAGATATTCCTCTCTTCTCTCATAGCATTCAGCCACAGCTAATGATTCCTCAGGATACTTTTTCTCAAGCGAATTGTATAATGTGATTGCCTCATCACATTTATTCATGCCTACAAGGGATATTATTGACCTCCTCACTACCTCTCCATACTTAGGAAACTCCTTGAGTAAGTATTTCACCAACTCATAATTACCTTTCATTAAATCGAATAACTGGGGTAAGTTAGTTTTCAAAATAGGCTTTCCGTTTACGAAAACGTAAGTGTTATCCTTCTTTACCTCATCTATCGAGCCGAAATGGATTATCAGAAAATCTTTGGCGTCAAAGACACATGCGTTTAGGTTCTTTATCTCTTCAACTAGTTTAGCCTCAATTATTTCCTTAACTTTAGATGACTCATGGACTGGTATCGAGGAAAGTTTAGGTTTTCCTTCCCTATACTCTTTCAGTACATAGCCAATAACATTATCCTTCACCTTGAATTCGCTAGTTCTTATCAACGAACCATTCATGTAAAGGTAATAAACTCCGTCCTTAACGAATGCTAAATCCATCCTAATTGTTGGGTATTATCCTAAAACTGTATTTAATAAAACTGTAAATAATACATATCAAATCACTTCGTCTCTGAAATTATGGGTTTAACAGATTTGGCTTGACTTGTATTAATAGGGATAAAGCTTATATGGAAGTGATGCGTATGTATATGAAAAAAGTCGACAAATAGGTGATATAAAATGCAACAGTACAGAGTTGTTTTCGAAGGGGCGTTCTACAAAATAGTTCAGGACGATATGGCTGAAATATTACTTTTCGAGGGTAAGCCTGTGTCAGCGACTTGCGTTGAACATGGAACACATAGAGATCTAAATTGTCCCCATATAGAAAGCCTTTTAAAAAAGATTTTTTATTAACTTAACCTTTCGAACAAATTACACTTATTTCTATTAATGAATCTCTGGGTAATTTGGCTACCTGCACAGTGACTCGAGCGGGAGGTTTGTTTAGAAAATATGTTGAGTATACTTCATTAAAGTCATTGAACATATTCAAATCTTTTAGGTAAACGTTAGACATTACCACATCTTGTAGAGTGAATCCGGCTGATTCAATTATCGCCTTTAGATTCTCCATCACAGCTTTAGTCTGTTCTTTTATTCCACCCTTTACAAGTTCGCCTGTCTTTGGGTCTATTGGTATTTGACCTGAAACGAATAGGAAATTTCCTACCTTAATAGCTTGAGAATATGGACCTATGGGTCTTGGAGCCTTTTCTGTATATATTACATCCATAATTTATACTCGATAGAGAGGAATAATATAGTTTTCACTTTCAACGAGCTAGATGTAGCTGGTAG is drawn from Sulfolobus acidocaldarius SUSAZ and contains these coding sequences:
- a CDS encoding endoribonuclease, with the translated sequence MMDVIYTEKAPRPIGPYSQAIKVGNFLFVSGQIPIDPKTGELVKGGIKEQTKAVMENLKAIIESAGFTLQDVVMSNVYLKDLNMFNDFNEVYSTYFLNKPPARVTVQVAKLPRDSLIEISVICSKG
- a CDS encoding serine/threonine protein kinase, with protein sequence MDLAFVKDGVYYLYMNGSLIRTSEFKVKDNVIGYVLKEYREGKPKLSSIPVHESSKVKEIIEAKLVEEIKNLNACVFDAKDFLIIHFGSIDEVKKDNTYVFVNGKPILKTNLPQLFDLMKGNYELVKYLLKEFPKYGEVVRRSIISLVGMNKCDEAITLYNSLEKKYPEESLAVAECYERREEYLEALKIYSFFSEQKYRELEKRLRDKVNLLIDEFERTYNVKSLFEALSILPTYDAPAIKLGWYFMRKKNHKEAVKYFEEAVRRRRDFTNILSLANAYIQNQLFKEALDTIQEAEKIRRNSSTAYLKGIALEYLNAPMEAQKEFFFACREGLVDACGKIKVYELYTPQNEFDPNSWIGYVLYGYKVEKVIGSGGMGYVLLVEKGMRKFAMKIVKKEFRYDEMLYEIAKLQEISKGSKYIVRIFASFVDENFTDYYSSPPAIVMEYMEGGDLRQIITNNEYSTLRHSSRWPEIVSIMFSKIADAIIHVNKNGYVHCDIKPSNILLNGKLPKYGEQAVQALLEEKITPKISDLGSSVKVGTPVIHYTPYYAHPLQRFGGRAEYNFDVYSLTISLYVALTNNFPFPEWLEREIEEAVIDPSKRENVIKDFYNMDPRLDYVPSEFHDLILRGLRGEITIEGISRELKQITRTEYGYNLPLNYSEI